A single genomic interval of Trichocoleus sp. harbors:
- a CDS encoding serine/threonine-protein kinase — MIGQLLTGRYLILKKLGAGGFSETYLARDKYLPHHPLCVVKHLTLSSNTISLEVAKRLFETEARILDHLGQQFDQVPTLFAYCQEYDQIYLVQEYIDGENLENWITQKRRLTAEGAVNLLRQVLPILKYIHSHQIIHRDIKPSNLIRRHQDGKVVLIDFGAACKLSETENAEPKSDALLLTIGTPGYMPEEQHLGMSQENSDLYALGMLVIHLLTGVHPQEFQQDRISGEQDWQLHLEGQRLSSSLVVILNRMIRIHAHDRYSSVDDVLIALQSLPVVQKRSQTIQQWFVPSRRSNKRQWLQGAVTLLLMIGSGYLYTHQPQAEALLTRFGLTAPQPIPLTQVHDITVAFAIDRMMISPSNRLLITAGSDHVLRLWTLPLESPLKALFGHTDKILALSMSQDGSLLASGSEDHTIRLWDTASGKLLRVLQGNRAAVTALAMSPDAQTLASGSQDGSIRLWDLKTGIERQTLVLPRSAATSGSAVTAIAYGTKLNRLISASSNYQLQIWNLQTGQLQRTFAGHTAPIVGLQVVDDQTLLSFGNDRVLVWNLQREELRQACAKNSAKSVTASLNHEDLVTVDEKGVVRLWAEQSGQFVHQQSGELGPGELGQNLAVALSPNHRYLASWNANHRLQIWQMNIAEAHLQTEK; from the coding sequence ATGATTGGTCAACTTTTAACCGGACGATACCTGATTCTGAAGAAACTAGGAGCAGGTGGATTTAGCGAAACCTATCTTGCTCGTGATAAATATCTGCCTCATCATCCTCTTTGTGTTGTCAAACATTTAACGCTGTCCAGCAACACCATTTCCCTGGAAGTAGCAAAGCGGTTGTTTGAGACAGAAGCGCGGATTCTTGATCATTTAGGACAACAGTTCGACCAAGTTCCAACGCTGTTTGCTTATTGCCAGGAATACGACCAGATTTATCTGGTGCAAGAGTACATTGATGGTGAAAATCTGGAGAACTGGATTACTCAAAAACGTCGCTTAACGGCTGAAGGCGCAGTCAATTTACTACGGCAGGTATTACCGATCCTGAAGTACATTCATTCCCATCAGATTATTCACCGTGACATTAAACCCAGCAACCTGATTCGACGTCATCAAGATGGCAAAGTTGTACTGATCGATTTTGGCGCTGCTTGTAAGCTGTCTGAAACTGAGAACGCTGAACCGAAAAGCGATGCTCTGCTCCTGACGATCGGCACACCTGGCTATATGCCTGAAGAACAGCATTTGGGAATGTCTCAGGAGAATAGCGATTTATATGCCCTGGGAATGCTGGTAATTCATCTGCTTACAGGCGTTCACCCTCAGGAGTTTCAGCAAGATCGAATTTCTGGAGAACAGGATTGGCAGCTTCATCTGGAAGGACAGAGGCTCAGTTCAAGCCTGGTTGTGATTCTCAACCGAATGATTCGGATTCATGCTCACGATCGCTATTCCAGTGTGGATGATGTTCTGATTGCACTTCAATCTCTACCTGTTGTTCAAAAGCGTTCTCAAACGATTCAGCAATGGTTTGTTCCTAGTCGTCGAAGCAATAAGCGGCAATGGCTTCAGGGTGCCGTAACCTTACTGCTCATGATCGGCAGCGGCTATCTTTACACCCATCAACCTCAGGCTGAAGCCCTGCTAACCCGCTTTGGGCTGACGGCTCCACAGCCAATTCCTTTAACTCAGGTGCATGATATCACCGTTGCCTTTGCCATCGATCGCATGATGATTTCCCCCAGCAACCGCTTACTCATCACGGCAGGATCAGATCATGTGCTGCGGCTCTGGACACTTCCTCTGGAAAGCCCTCTGAAAGCTTTGTTTGGACACACGGATAAAATTCTTGCCCTGAGTATGAGTCAGGATGGCAGCTTACTTGCCAGCGGCAGCGAAGATCACACCATTCGGCTCTGGGATACTGCTTCAGGAAAACTGCTGCGAGTTTTACAGGGCAATCGGGCGGCAGTTACGGCATTGGCGATGAGTCCAGATGCTCAGACACTCGCCAGCGGTAGCCAGGATGGCAGCATTCGGCTCTGGGATCTCAAAACGGGTATCGAACGCCAAACGCTAGTACTTCCTCGTTCAGCCGCAACTTCTGGTTCAGCGGTGACTGCAATTGCTTATGGAACAAAGTTGAACCGTTTAATTAGTGCCAGCAGCAATTATCAATTACAGATTTGGAACCTACAAACTGGACAACTGCAGCGCACATTCGCCGGACACACTGCCCCGATCGTCGGCTTACAGGTCGTTGATGATCAAACCCTGCTGAGTTTTGGCAACGATCGTGTTCTCGTTTGGAATTTGCAGCGAGAAGAACTTCGGCAAGCCTGCGCTAAAAATTCAGCAAAATCCGTAACAGCTTCTCTCAACCATGAAGATCTTGTCACTGTGGATGAAAAGGGTGTTGTCAGACTTTGGGCAGAACAGTCAGGACAATTTGTTCATCAACAATCGGGTGAATTAGGACCGGGTGAATTAGGACAAAACTTAGCGGTGGCGCTTAGTCCAAATCATCGCTATTTAGCAAGCTGGAATGCAAATCATCGCTTGCAAATTTGGCAGATGAACATTGCGGAAGCTCATTTGCAAACTGAGAAATAA
- a CDS encoding calcium-binding protein yields the protein MSNTTQLGLDALLALLEKDRDIKSVKKRRFQGTFKNDVYLAVGNSIAAGKRGDDVLSGKDGNDRLSGDGGNDLLFGGNGFDVLSGGNNQDMLFGNASDDQMDGGNGSDMLDGGIGVDTLIGGGGNDQLVGGDGIDTLTGGTDRDQFIFNGNVFANGTPALAGQTGIKALNQPDIITDYTIGEDQFLFDKANLNNMVFQKGNAAEIASDANVIVLLDAFPAAGAAARAIANNANIQADEGVFVYFNSTLGLSRVVHSKDLGDGGNISVLANLSSQRGAAGLANMANFSAADFGLS from the coding sequence ATGAGTAACACTACCCAACTTGGACTGGATGCACTTTTGGCTTTGTTGGAGAAGGATCGAGACATTAAATCTGTCAAAAAGCGGCGATTTCAAGGAACCTTCAAAAACGATGTCTATCTTGCAGTGGGTAATAGCATTGCAGCAGGGAAACGGGGAGACGATGTCTTGTCGGGGAAAGACGGTAACGATCGCCTCTCCGGAGATGGCGGTAACGATCTGCTGTTTGGCGGCAATGGTTTTGATGTGCTGTCAGGTGGCAACAATCAAGATATGTTGTTTGGTAATGCCAGCGATGACCAGATGGACGGCGGCAACGGTTCTGATATGTTGGATGGCGGCATTGGTGTAGACACGCTGATTGGCGGCGGTGGGAATGATCAACTGGTCGGTGGCGATGGAATAGATACGCTAACAGGTGGCACCGATCGCGATCAGTTCATCTTCAACGGCAATGTCTTTGCGAACGGGACCCCAGCACTCGCAGGGCAAACAGGAATCAAAGCCCTGAATCAGCCTGACATCATCACGGACTACACAATCGGCGAAGATCAGTTCCTATTTGATAAAGCAAACCTGAACAATATGGTTTTTCAGAAGGGCAATGCCGCTGAAATTGCTAGTGATGCTAACGTGATTGTGTTGCTAGATGCATTTCCTGCCGCAGGTGCAGCTGCTCGTGCCATTGCCAATAACGCCAACATTCAAGCAGATGAAGGAGTTTTCGTCTATTTCAACAGCACCCTGGGATTAAGCCGTGTCGTTCATTCCAAAGATTTAGGAGATGGTGGCAATATCAGCGTGCTTGCGAATTTAAGCAGCCAGCGAGGCGCAGCAGGTCTTGCCAATATGGCTAACTTCTCAGCTGCTGACTTCGGTCTCAGTTAA
- a CDS encoding peptidylprolyl isomerase, whose translation MNNCLKIGNRRFDSDQIIAALVQYNLLKTLVGQVLLDEVLKEITLSKQELFHTLIGSADIPIPEDFENFLNQWCQHRGITMDYFKTVLLRNLRLEKFKQLYFEHRIESEFLQTKSAFDQVEYSLVQVNEFSLAQELYFLLRDDKVSFTHIARQYSLGSENRTGGWMGPVPLSTLPSAIATLFRNGQAGEIYGPVAVAERFWIVRLDQISMARLTETTRTHLINRLFDRWLETQVQSLIATPGTIEVQTLNYQSV comes from the coding sequence ATGAATAATTGTCTCAAAATTGGAAATCGCCGATTCGACAGCGATCAAATTATTGCTGCCTTAGTTCAGTACAATCTACTCAAAACATTGGTCGGACAAGTTCTTTTGGATGAGGTATTGAAAGAAATTACCTTGTCCAAACAGGAGCTATTTCATACCTTGATTGGTTCGGCGGATATTCCCATTCCAGAAGACTTCGAGAACTTTCTCAACCAATGGTGCCAACATCGCGGCATCACGATGGACTATTTCAAGACGGTTCTGCTGCGAAATCTGCGCTTAGAAAAATTCAAGCAGCTTTATTTCGAGCATCGAATTGAGTCAGAATTTCTGCAAACCAAGTCTGCTTTTGATCAGGTTGAGTATTCCCTGGTCCAGGTGAATGAATTCTCTCTTGCACAAGAACTGTACTTTTTGTTGCGAGATGACAAAGTGAGTTTTACCCACATTGCCCGCCAATATTCGCTTGGTAGTGAAAACCGAACGGGCGGCTGGATGGGGCCAGTTCCCTTATCAACACTTCCATCTGCAATTGCCACATTGTTCCGCAATGGCCAAGCTGGTGAAATTTATGGTCCCGTTGCAGTTGCAGAACGATTTTGGATTGTGCGCCTCGACCAGATCAGCATGGCTCGTCTGACCGAAACCACGCGCACTCATCTCATCAATCGGCTCTTTGATCGCTGGCTAGAAACACAAGTACAATCCTTGATTGCGACACCCGGAACAATCGAAGTCCAAACATTGAACTATCAATCAGTCTAG
- a CDS encoding ABC transporter transmembrane domain-containing protein: MAYVDTSIQTFLPDFFQAWPFNHLPAKLQKQIAAKVQLCSFQPGELIYPSQELPSVVHYVVQERVRILGPADYQNPTLAVLEKGSVIGWDSLIRRVAVGSVRASILASSEEQKILTLALAADEFESIALQYLLPTLMQQVSAVEVFDTLSRFLAVAAHHLSAPYLREHLKDWVQQIIQNQLAVAQHWYPNTVSFNHFRDQLPTDRIWIVSGGEALAVPIGTEIAVNSPLHSLCSSRSPLFPVRLLGIDQAWMSSLISGNSHHFGLEKASVQFHLSPQTSSPSISFDAPPVSAPAKHYPIWRSPLADTAEDIVACFGMICERFQVPYRPDSLRRWLRQRSIDPADLFDLCPRIAEAVGFNAPLVRFTPTAGGINRLTTPALVQCGNVLTVLHEVSPDLAIVGSPRTGLLRLTPTELASYLTGNDGETCQAIILERLPQTPIKQFGFHWFIPILITQRSILVQVLVASLFVQLLGLANPLLIQQVVDSVIVGANPGAMTMFGVLMLLCAFFEGGLTILRMYLFASTANRIDLHLGIEIVRHLLHLPLQFFEKRPVGELSSRLSELENIRQFLTGTALTAVLDVIFSVFYIGVMFLYSARLTICVLLTVPIIVGSTLLVVTIQRQMLRDRADFGAKVQSYLVEILGGVFTVKAQHIESLVEATWRDRYVQYLTSGFKTSTVSTVFSSFNSFLNTVSSLLVLWIGAQSVLEGTLSLGGLIAFRILAGYVTGPLLRLAGLWQQFQETSLSMELLADIADSPTEESPQSQGNLQMPQIQGEVRYQEVSFAFRPGQLQLMNVSLQIPPRSFVGIVGQSGSGKSTLMKLLPRLYLPQSGQIYIDNYDIGKVSLGSLRQQIGIVPQDAVLFDGTIRDNITLFENLSDDAVIEAAKVAEAHDFIMQLADGYNTPVGERGSSLSGGQRQRIAIARVVARKPRLLIFDEATSALDYDTERRVCENLIQRFHDRTCFFITHRLNSITHADWILFMQSGVIAEQGTHEELIARRQLYYCLYTQQSRT, from the coding sequence ATGGCTTATGTTGATACGTCAATCCAGACGTTTCTGCCCGATTTTTTTCAGGCTTGGCCCTTTAACCATCTCCCTGCCAAATTACAAAAACAAATTGCTGCAAAAGTGCAGTTATGTTCCTTTCAGCCAGGAGAGTTAATCTATCCATCTCAAGAATTGCCTTCTGTCGTTCACTATGTTGTACAAGAGCGCGTTCGGATTCTTGGACCAGCAGACTATCAGAACCCTACACTAGCAGTTCTAGAAAAAGGATCTGTGATTGGATGGGACAGTTTAATTCGACGTGTTGCAGTGGGTTCAGTCAGAGCAAGCATTCTTGCTTCATCTGAAGAGCAAAAAATTCTGACACTGGCACTCGCTGCTGATGAATTTGAATCGATCGCGCTGCAATATCTGTTGCCAACTCTGATGCAGCAAGTCAGCGCTGTTGAAGTGTTTGATACGCTGTCGCGCTTCTTAGCAGTTGCGGCACATCATCTATCAGCACCTTATCTCAGAGAGCATCTTAAAGATTGGGTACAGCAAATTATCCAAAACCAACTGGCTGTTGCTCAGCACTGGTATCCCAACACGGTCTCATTCAACCATTTTCGAGATCAACTGCCCACCGATCGCATCTGGATTGTCAGTGGCGGAGAAGCTTTAGCGGTTCCCATTGGCACAGAAATTGCTGTCAATTCGCCGCTCCATTCACTCTGTTCCAGCCGTTCTCCCTTATTTCCAGTCCGTCTACTCGGCATTGATCAAGCCTGGATGTCATCGCTAATTTCAGGCAATTCTCATCATTTCGGCTTAGAAAAAGCATCTGTTCAATTCCATCTGTCGCCCCAAACCTCATCACCCTCCATTTCTTTTGATGCTCCGCCAGTTTCTGCCCCTGCCAAGCACTATCCCATTTGGCGATCGCCCCTTGCCGATACAGCCGAAGATATTGTGGCTTGCTTTGGCATGATCTGTGAACGGTTCCAGGTTCCTTATCGTCCGGATTCTTTACGCCGTTGGTTAAGACAGCGATCGATTGATCCAGCAGATTTGTTTGATCTTTGTCCTCGCATTGCCGAAGCAGTAGGTTTTAATGCGCCACTTGTCCGGTTTACCCCAACTGCTGGTGGAATTAATCGCCTCACGACACCCGCTCTCGTTCAGTGCGGTAATGTTCTCACCGTCTTGCATGAAGTGTCTCCTGATCTGGCGATCGTGGGATCACCGCGAACCGGATTACTGCGTCTTACTCCAACAGAACTGGCGTCTTATCTCACTGGGAACGATGGGGAAACCTGTCAGGCAATCATCTTAGAACGACTGCCACAAACGCCAATCAAACAGTTTGGCTTTCACTGGTTTATTCCCATTCTCATCACTCAACGCAGCATTCTGGTGCAGGTTTTAGTTGCCTCCCTGTTTGTGCAACTTCTGGGTTTAGCAAATCCATTGCTCATCCAGCAGGTCGTTGATAGTGTCATCGTGGGGGCAAATCCGGGAGCCATGACCATGTTTGGGGTCTTGATGCTCCTTTGCGCCTTCTTCGAGGGAGGGCTAACCATTCTCCGCATGTATTTATTTGCCAGTACTGCCAACCGAATTGATTTGCATCTGGGCATTGAAATCGTTCGCCACTTATTACATCTGCCGCTGCAATTTTTTGAGAAGCGCCCAGTCGGTGAATTATCATCGCGGCTTTCTGAGCTAGAGAACATCCGTCAGTTTTTAACGGGAACCGCTTTAACCGCAGTATTAGATGTCATCTTCTCGGTGTTTTACATCGGCGTCATGTTTCTTTATAGTGCTCGCCTGACAATTTGTGTTCTCCTGACTGTTCCCATTATTGTTGGTTCAACTCTTCTTGTCGTCACAATTCAGCGGCAAATGCTGCGTGATCGAGCTGATTTTGGGGCAAAGGTACAGTCTTATTTAGTTGAGATATTGGGAGGCGTTTTTACCGTTAAAGCCCAGCATATTGAATCACTGGTAGAGGCAACCTGGCGCGATCGATATGTTCAGTACCTTACCAGTGGTTTTAAAACCTCAACGGTGAGCACTGTCTTCTCCTCATTCAATTCCTTTCTCAATACTGTGAGCAGCCTATTAGTGCTGTGGATTGGGGCACAGTCTGTGCTGGAAGGCACGCTATCACTGGGCGGACTGATCGCCTTTCGGATCTTGGCTGGCTATGTCACTGGTCCTCTGCTGCGGTTAGCCGGGCTCTGGCAGCAGTTTCAAGAAACCTCGCTATCGATGGAGCTTTTAGCGGATATTGCAGACTCTCCCACAGAAGAATCTCCTCAGAGCCAGGGTAATCTTCAGATGCCACAAATTCAGGGAGAGGTGCGCTACCAGGAGGTGAGTTTTGCATTTAGGCCGGGGCAACTTCAGCTCATGAATGTCAGTTTGCAGATTCCGCCACGATCGTTCGTTGGAATTGTAGGGCAGAGTGGTTCTGGCAAAAGTACGCTGATGAAGCTGCTGCCGCGCTTATATTTACCGCAGTCGGGGCAAATTTACATCGATAACTATGATATTGGCAAAGTGAGCCTCGGTTCGCTGCGTCAGCAAATTGGCATTGTGCCGCAAGATGCAGTGTTATTTGACGGCACCATTCGAGACAATATTACGCTGTTTGAGAATCTATCAGATGATGCGGTGATTGAAGCGGCAAAGGTTGCTGAAGCACATGATTTCATTATGCAGTTAGCGGATGGTTACAATACCCCTGTCGGGGAACGGGGTTCTTCTCTGTCAGGCGGACAGCGGCAGCGTATTGCAATTGCGCGGGTTGTAGCCCGTAAACCACGCCTGCTAATTTTTGATGAAGCGACCAGTGCCCTTGACTATGACACGGAACGGCGAGTCTGCGAAAACCTGATTCAGCGATTCCACGATCGCACCTGTTTTTTCATCACGCATCGTCTCAACAGCATTACTCATGCCGACTGGATTTTATTTATGCAGTCAGGTGTGATTGCAGAACAGGGAACGCATGAAGAACTAATAGCGCGTCGCCAGCTCTATTACTGTTTATACACGCAACAGTCTCGAACTTAG
- a CDS encoding HlyD family efflux transporter periplasmic adaptor subunit — MQPKRWSLNPFTLLKKQYQISLKQVEQDLTQEAISLPAPAAWTKRLTLIILVGLTAGAAWSVLVRIDVVIDAQGKLEPLSQSQAVQSKVGGVVTSVLVRDGQQIKQGQLLMQLDKTPLLNQLQALLLQRDQMIKETAVLRMARQGASVGTVRQQVTLSPELTNRVQTRRLLIAQLSGDSSDLAPTQQRQYDLFQQQLRDRLAVNQLEGSNLETQISGMNAQLSKTDFQFKVEQELLSNLKPLMEEGAIPRTIFLQRVVDVNTLQNQLQQDQLQKRQLQLNHLQSQAKGRQAVTELYQDLQQQLAALDAEFDNTIEKNQRELIQLNAQLNQIQLDLKSQDLRASVDGIIFNLGPKLPGVVAEPGQILLQIVPNESLIARVQVANADIANLRVGMPVDVRIDAYPFTEFGSVSGVVAKVGREALKVDGASFGQTVFPVEIRLNQQFLERRNQRFNLVPGMSLVANIKVRERAPISYVSEELIKALDAMRSVR, encoded by the coding sequence ATGCAGCCAAAACGTTGGTCTTTGAATCCATTCACCCTTTTGAAAAAACAGTATCAAATTTCTCTAAAACAGGTTGAACAAGACCTGACTCAAGAAGCAATCAGTTTACCTGCTCCAGCTGCCTGGACTAAACGCTTAACGCTAATCATTTTAGTTGGGTTAACGGCTGGAGCCGCTTGGTCAGTACTGGTGCGAATTGATGTCGTTATTGATGCTCAAGGAAAGCTAGAACCCCTTTCTCAGTCACAGGCAGTTCAATCAAAAGTGGGCGGTGTCGTCACGAGCGTTCTGGTGCGCGACGGTCAGCAGATTAAGCAAGGACAATTGCTCATGCAGCTTGATAAGACACCGCTATTAAACCAGCTACAGGCTTTGTTACTCCAGCGTGATCAAATGATCAAAGAAACAGCAGTGCTGCGAATGGCTCGACAAGGGGCATCCGTGGGAACAGTCCGGCAGCAGGTCACGCTCTCTCCAGAACTCACGAATCGAGTCCAGACTCGCCGCTTGCTCATCGCTCAGTTATCAGGGGATTCCAGCGATCTTGCTCCAACCCAACAGCGACAATATGATTTATTCCAGCAGCAGTTAAGGGATCGTCTTGCGGTCAACCAGCTAGAAGGATCAAATCTGGAAACTCAAATTTCTGGAATGAATGCTCAACTCTCAAAAACCGATTTTCAGTTCAAAGTGGAACAAGAGCTGCTGTCGAACCTAAAGCCCTTGATGGAAGAAGGCGCAATTCCTCGAACGATTTTCTTGCAGCGAGTAGTTGATGTCAATACGCTTCAGAACCAATTGCAGCAAGATCAGCTTCAGAAAAGACAATTGCAGTTGAATCATCTTCAGTCTCAAGCAAAAGGGAGGCAGGCAGTCACCGAACTTTATCAAGATCTACAGCAGCAGTTAGCAGCATTGGATGCTGAGTTTGATAATACGATCGAGAAAAACCAACGAGAGCTCATTCAACTCAACGCCCAACTGAATCAGATTCAGCTTGATCTGAAGAGTCAGGACTTGCGTGCCTCTGTAGATGGCATTATTTTTAATTTGGGGCCTAAATTACCGGGCGTTGTTGCAGAACCAGGACAGATATTGCTGCAAATTGTTCCTAATGAATCCCTGATTGCGCGAGTTCAGGTTGCTAATGCTGATATTGCCAATTTACGGGTTGGTATGCCCGTTGATGTTCGCATTGATGCTTATCCCTTTACCGAGTTTGGGTCAGTATCCGGTGTTGTGGCAAAAGTGGGTAGGGAAGCGCTAAAAGTCGATGGCGCTAGTTTTGGACAAACTGTTTTTCCAGTCGAAATTCGATTAAATCAGCAGTTTCTTGAACGAAGAAATCAGCGCTTTAATCTAGTTCCAGGCATGAGCTTAGTGGCAAATATCAAAGTACGAGAACGTGCCCCAATCAGCTATGTTTCAGAAGAACTCATCAAGGCACTCGACGCGATGCGATCGGTACGCTAA
- a CDS encoding CHRD domain-containing protein yields the protein MEGLNHKHEDHKPHSIGADLTTTASSSNSRSKGAKGSSIHDTELNRALNQAAEPSLKLNDEHNHEKPANAGNFSFHAPLSSVADVKGLSNNNIKGEFSLSENLGNRGDFLDPGAGKNTVIGSGDDDVIMGTGGGFNTITTGNGKDTVVLGAETTNRIFDFNPAEDRFLLAKNLKPNDIIIAQGKNQGKGGIDQPLDSVSNTLIIDKSTEHILASMTFVKSADVSDRHFAKLEDKALKSLDFIKFNTKEGNGQITGTREHDKLIGGGGDDFLYLGDDGFSFGTAKGTGPGEFPFPNTSAGTTELNLNLKSGVLTIDGSYKDFEGLPLFSDGVQDVAPDAFIPNGADAKGLIDNFLKVPQDSEGNPLSGFHLHFSRENFADATVERYLTVNRKDDRSGTVSAQFELNSEEQAALLARNIYANLHSTKHPVGENRVELSTINFA from the coding sequence ATGGAAGGACTTAATCACAAACATGAAGATCACAAGCCACATTCGATTGGCGCTGATCTAACAACCACTGCTTCCAGTTCAAATTCTCGCTCCAAAGGTGCAAAAGGTTCTTCAATCCATGACACTGAACTGAATCGAGCTTTGAATCAAGCAGCTGAACCATCGCTGAAACTGAACGATGAACACAACCACGAGAAGCCAGCGAACGCAGGTAACTTCTCTTTTCATGCTCCGCTCAGCAGCGTTGCTGATGTAAAAGGGCTAAGCAATAATAATATTAAGGGAGAGTTTTCGCTCAGTGAAAATCTGGGTAACAGAGGCGATTTCCTCGATCCAGGTGCAGGTAAGAATACGGTGATTGGCTCAGGAGACGATGATGTGATTATGGGAACAGGTGGCGGGTTTAACACCATCACGACAGGCAACGGGAAGGATACTGTTGTTCTGGGTGCTGAGACCACTAACCGCATTTTTGACTTCAATCCGGCAGAAGATCGATTTCTTTTAGCCAAGAACCTCAAACCCAACGACATCATCATTGCTCAAGGTAAAAATCAAGGGAAGGGTGGCATTGACCAACCGCTAGATTCAGTCAGCAACACACTGATCATTGATAAATCCACAGAACATATTCTGGCATCTATGACCTTTGTAAAATCGGCTGATGTGTCCGATCGCCACTTTGCAAAACTGGAAGACAAGGCGTTGAAGTCTCTGGATTTCATAAAATTCAATACAAAGGAGGGTAACGGTCAGATAACTGGCACGCGGGAGCACGATAAGCTCATCGGTGGTGGAGGCGATGATTTTCTCTACTTGGGTGATGATGGCTTTAGCTTTGGAACCGCTAAGGGCACAGGACCCGGAGAGTTTCCCTTCCCAAACACCAGCGCTGGCACGACAGAACTGAATCTGAATCTGAAAAGCGGTGTCCTGACTATTGACGGCTCCTACAAAGACTTCGAAGGGCTACCGCTATTTAGTGATGGAGTACAGGACGTTGCCCCAGATGCTTTTATTCCCAATGGGGCTGATGCAAAAGGATTGATCGACAACTTTCTCAAAGTTCCTCAAGACTCTGAAGGCAATCCGCTCAGTGGTTTCCACCTCCATTTCAGCCGCGAGAATTTTGCCGATGCAACGGTAGAGCGTTATTTGACAGTTAACCGCAAAGACGATCGCTCTGGAACGGTCAGTGCTCAGTTTGAACTCAATTCAGAAGAACAAGCTGCATTGCTGGCAAGAAACATTTATGCGAACTTGCACTCCACAAAACATCCGGTAGGTGAGAATCGTGTAGAGCTTAGCACCATCAATTTTGCTTAG
- a CDS encoding crossover junction endodeoxyribonuclease RuvC has protein sequence MTASLDLNDRIILGIDPAIATIGFGVIKGNQALEYGVIKTPAKAPMYERLSQIRSDIQDLCNMVKPDMAALEMPFFGRENTNAGKVLRALGVIELALGDWGLTNLVFLHQSQVKASVAQYGADKSEIKLAVMHIFGLSKPPSPDDSADGLAIAYAAQCGARANVV, from the coding sequence ATGACTGCCTCACTTGATTTAAACGATCGCATTATTCTCGGCATTGATCCGGCAATTGCAACGATTGGTTTTGGCGTGATTAAGGGAAACCAGGCGCTAGAGTATGGCGTGATTAAAACTCCAGCGAAAGCACCGATGTATGAACGCTTAAGCCAAATTCGTTCTGATATTCAAGATTTGTGCAATATGGTCAAGCCAGATATGGCGGCTCTAGAAATGCCGTTTTTTGGACGCGAGAACACGAATGCTGGTAAGGTGTTGCGGGCGCTTGGCGTTATTGAACTGGCGTTAGGAGACTGGGGATTAACCAATCTAGTTTTTCTGCACCAGTCTCAAGTCAAAGCCTCTGTTGCCCAATATGGGGCAGACAAATCTGAAATAAAACTTGCCGTGATGCACATCTTTGGGCTATCTAAGCCACCATCTCCAGACGACAGCGCCGATGGATTAGCAATTGCCTATGCGGCTCAATGTGGGGCAAGAGCAAATGTCGTTTAA